The Mammaliicoccus sciuri genome window below encodes:
- the secY gene encoding preprotein translocase subunit SecY: MFETIISFLKTKDIRNKILFTLAMLVIFKVGTYIPAPGVNPDAFNQNKGSQGITDLFNTFGGGALQNFSILAMGIMPYITASIVMQLLQMDVVPKFTEWSKQGEVGRKKINQFTRYFTIVLAFIQGLGMSYSFNNMLGGNLIQNTSVLNYVLIALVLTAGTAFLMWLGEQITQFGVGNGISIIIFAGILSSMPNSLIQFYQQSFVGADDTTMAWLKAIGLFVGMILLTVGAVYVLQAIRKIPIQYAKRQTQGSGGSLSANATYLPLKVNAAGVIPVIFAMAFFMLPKTLTLFFPDQEWAQTVTNYANPSHNIGMIVYVILIIAFAYFYAFVQVNPEKMAENLQKQGSYVPGIRPGDQTKKYITKVLYRLTFVGSIFLAVISIIPILAIKLMNLPQAIQVGGTSLLIVIGVAIETMKTLEAQLNQREYRGFRRR; encoded by the coding sequence ATGTTTGAAACGATCATTAGTTTTTTGAAGACTAAAGATATTCGTAACAAGATATTATTCACACTAGCAATGCTCGTAATATTTAAAGTTGGAACTTACATTCCAGCTCCTGGTGTTAATCCAGATGCTTTTAATCAAAATAAAGGTTCGCAAGGTATTACCGATTTGTTTAATACATTCGGTGGAGGTGCCTTGCAGAACTTCTCAATTTTAGCGATGGGGATTATGCCTTACATTACTGCCTCAATCGTAATGCAATTATTACAAATGGATGTTGTACCTAAGTTTACAGAGTGGTCTAAACAAGGTGAAGTTGGTCGTAAAAAGATTAATCAATTTACACGTTACTTCACAATTGTATTAGCCTTCATTCAAGGCTTAGGTATGTCGTATTCATTTAATAATATGCTCGGTGGTAATTTAATTCAAAATACTTCAGTCTTAAATTATGTGTTAATAGCACTTGTTTTAACTGCAGGAACAGCTTTCTTAATGTGGTTAGGTGAACAGATAACACAATTTGGTGTAGGTAATGGTATTTCTATTATTATCTTCGCTGGTATTTTATCTTCTATGCCAAACTCATTAATTCAGTTCTACCAACAAAGTTTTGTTGGTGCAGATGATACTACTATGGCTTGGTTAAAAGCGATTGGTTTATTCGTAGGTATGATTTTACTAACTGTTGGTGCAGTTTATGTACTTCAAGCAATTCGTAAAATTCCTATTCAATATGCTAAACGCCAAACTCAAGGTTCAGGTGGTTCATTATCTGCAAACGCAACATATTTACCTTTAAAAGTTAATGCAGCTGGTGTAATTCCTGTAATCTTTGCGATGGCATTCTTCATGCTTCCGAAGACATTAACATTGTTCTTCCCAGATCAAGAATGGGCGCAAACAGTTACAAATTACGCAAATCCATCTCATAATATAGGTATGATCGTATATGTTATTTTAATTATAGCTTTCGCTTACTTTTATGCATTTGTTCAGGTTAATCCTGAAAAAATGGCAGAAAACTTACAAAAACAAGGTAGTTATGTACCAGGTATTAGACCTGGAGATCAAACTAAAAAATACATCACTAAAGTGCTTTATCGTTTAACGTTTGTGGGATCAATTTTCTTAGCTGTAATTTCTATTATTCCGATTTTAGCAATTAAGTTAATGAATTTACCTCAAGCAATACAAGTTGGTGGTACTAGCTTACTAATCGTTATCGGTGTTGCAATTGAAACAATGAAAACTTTAGAAGCTCAACTCAATCAACGTGAATATAGAGGCTTTAGAAGACGATAA
- a CDS encoding adenylate kinase codes for MNIILMGLPGAGKGTQASEIVKKYPIPHISTGDMFRKAIKEETDLGKEAKSYMDRGELVPDEVTIGIVRERLAEEDAKKGFLLDGFPRTVEQADALNEILSDLDRKVDAVINIEVAEEELMNRLTGRRICEVCGTTYHLVFNPPKVEGVCDLDGGKLYQREDDNPETVANRLSVNVKQTKPLLDFYENQGVLKNIDGSRQIDNVTDDVIQILESL; via the coding sequence ATGAACATCATTTTAATGGGTTTACCTGGAGCAGGTAAAGGTACTCAAGCGAGTGAAATTGTTAAGAAATACCCTATTCCTCATATCTCAACTGGTGATATGTTCCGTAAAGCGATCAAAGAAGAGACTGACCTTGGTAAAGAGGCTAAATCTTATATGGATCGCGGGGAACTTGTACCAGATGAAGTGACTATAGGTATCGTTAGAGAAAGACTAGCTGAAGAAGATGCGAAAAAAGGATTTTTACTAGATGGTTTTCCTCGTACAGTTGAACAAGCTGATGCATTAAATGAAATTTTAAGTGACTTAGATCGTAAAGTAGATGCTGTTATCAACATCGAAGTTGCGGAAGAAGAACTTATGAATCGTTTAACTGGTAGAAGAATTTGTGAAGTATGTGGAACAACTTATCATTTAGTATTTAATCCACCAAAAGTTGAAGGTGTTTGTGATCTTGATGGTGGTAAATTATATCAACGTGAAGATGATAACCCTGAAACAGTAGCAAATCGTTTAAGTGTTAATGTTAAACAAACTAAACCACTTTTAGATTTCTATGAAAATCAAGGTGTCCTTAAAAACATCGATGGTTCTAGACAAATTGATAATGTTACTGATGATGTTATTCAAATTCTTGAATCATTATAG
- the infA gene encoding translation initiation factor IF-1, whose translation MAKQDVIELEGTVLDTLPNAMFKVELENGHEILAHVSGKIRMNYIRILPGDKVTVEMSPYDLTRGRITYRYK comes from the coding sequence ATGGCTAAACAAGATGTAATCGAATTAGAAGGTACAGTATTAGATACTTTACCAAACGCTATGTTTAAAGTAGAATTAGAAAATGGACATGAAATTTTAGCACACGTTAGTGGTAAAATCCGTATGAACTATATTAGAATTCTACCTGGCGACAAAGTAACAGTTGAAATGTCTCCGTATGACCTAACACGCGGAAGAATCACTTATCGTTATAAATAA
- the rpmJ gene encoding 50S ribosomal protein L36: MKVRPSVKPICEKCKVIRRKGKVMVICENPKHKQKQG, encoded by the coding sequence ATGAAAGTAAGACCATCAGTAAAACCAATTTGCGAAAAATGTAAAGTTATTCGTCGTAAAGGTAAAGTAATGGTGATTTGTGAAAATCCAAAACACAAACAAAAACAAGGCTAA
- the rpsM gene encoding 30S ribosomal protein S13, which translates to MARIAGIDVPREKRVVISLTYVYGIGKTTAQKILKEANVSEDTRVRDLTDDELGRIREVVDGYKVEGDLRREKNLNIKRLMEIASYRGIRHRRGLPVRGQNTKNNARTRKGPVKTVANKKK; encoded by the coding sequence ATGGCTCGTATTGCAGGTATTGACGTACCACGTGAGAAACGCGTAGTAATCTCGTTAACTTACGTATATGGTATCGGAAAAACAACAGCACAAAAAATTCTTAAAGAAGCAAACGTATCTGAAGACACACGTGTTCGTGATTTAACTGATGACGAATTAGGTCGTATCCGTGAAGTTGTAGATGGCTACAAAGTTGAAGGTGACCTTCGTCGTGAGAAAAACTTAAACATTAAACGTTTAATGGAAATCGCTTCATACCGTGGAATTCGCCACCGTCGTGGTTTACCAGTTCGTGGTCAAAACACTAAGAACAATGCGCGTACGCGTAAAGGACCAGTTAAAACAGTAGCGAACAAGAAAAAATAA
- the rpsK gene encoding 30S ribosomal protein S11: MARKQVSRKRRVKKNIESGVAHIRSTFNNTIVTITDDFGNALSWSSAGALGFKGSKKSTPFAAQMASETASKAAMEHGLKTVEVTVKGPGPGRESAIRALQSAGLEITAIKDVTPVPHNGCRPPKRRRV; the protein is encoded by the coding sequence ATGGCACGTAAACAAGTTTCTCGTAAACGTAGAGTTAAAAAGAATATTGAAAGTGGTGTAGCTCACATCCGTTCAACATTCAACAATACAATCGTAACGATTACTGATGATTTCGGTAATGCATTATCATGGTCTTCAGCAGGTGCGTTAGGATTTAAAGGTTCTAAAAAATCAACACCTTTTGCAGCTCAAATGGCTTCAGAAACAGCTTCAAAAGCTGCTATGGAACACGGTTTGAAAACTGTAGAAGTAACAGTTAAAGGTCCTGGCCCAGGTCGTGAATCAGCGATCCGTGCGTTACAATCAGCTGGATTAGAAATCACAGCAATTAAAGACGTAACACCAGTTCCACATAACGGATGTCGTCCACCAAAACGTCGTCGTGTATAA
- a CDS encoding DNA-directed RNA polymerase subunit alpha — MIEIEKPRIETIEVSDDSTFGKFVVEPLERGYGTTLGNSLRRILLSSLPGAAVKNIEIEGVLHEFSAVENVVEDVTTIIMNIKKLAIKIYSEEDKTLEIDIKDEGEVTAKDIMHDSDVEILNPDLKIATVSKGGHLKMRLIANKGRGYALAEQNNTSDLPIGVIPIDSLYSPVNRVNYTVENTRVGQSSDYDKLTIDVWTDGSLSPQEAVSLGAKIMTEYLNIFVNLTDEAQNAEIMIEKEEDQKEKVLEMSIEELDLSVRSYNCLKRAGINSVQELADKSEADMMKVRNLGRKSLEEVKYKLEDLGLGLRKED, encoded by the coding sequence ATGATTGAAATCGAAAAACCTAGAATTGAAACAATAGAAGTTAGTGATGATTCTACATTCGGTAAGTTCGTTGTTGAACCGCTAGAACGTGGTTATGGTACAACACTAGGCAACTCCTTACGTCGTATCCTATTATCTTCATTACCAGGTGCGGCAGTTAAAAATATCGAAATTGAAGGTGTACTTCACGAATTCTCAGCAGTTGAAAATGTAGTTGAGGATGTTACTACTATCATTATGAACATCAAGAAATTAGCTATAAAAATCTACTCTGAAGAAGACAAAACACTTGAAATCGATATTAAAGATGAAGGTGAAGTTACTGCGAAAGATATCATGCATGACAGTGATGTTGAAATTTTAAATCCAGATTTAAAAATTGCAACTGTTTCTAAAGGTGGACACCTTAAGATGCGCTTAATTGCTAATAAAGGTCGCGGATATGCTTTAGCTGAACAAAATAACACAAGTGATTTGCCAATTGGTGTCATTCCAATCGACTCACTTTATTCTCCAGTAAATCGTGTAAACTATACAGTTGAAAATACACGTGTAGGGCAAAGTAGTGATTATGATAAATTAACAATTGATGTGTGGACAGATGGTTCATTATCTCCTCAAGAAGCAGTTTCTTTAGGTGCTAAAATCATGACTGAATACTTAAACATTTTTGTTAACTTAACTGATGAAGCACAAAATGCTGAAATCATGATTGAAAAAGAAGAAGATCAAAAAGAAAAAGTACTTGAAATGTCTATCGAAGAATTAGACTTATCAGTACGTTCTTATAACTGTCTAAAACGTGCAGGAATTAATTCTGTACAAGAATTAGCAGACAAATCTGAGGCAGATATGATGAAAGTTCGAAACTTAGGTCGTAAGTCTCTTGAAGAAGTTAAATATAAATTAGAAGATCTTGGTCTTGGTTTAAGAAAAGAAGACTAA
- the rplQ gene encoding 50S ribosomal protein L17, translating into MGYRKLGRTSDQRKAMLRDLATQLIVSERIETTEARAKEVRKVVDNLITLGKKGDLASRRRAAQTIRDVKILEDDKTITALQKLFNDVAPRYEERQGGYTRIMKVGPRRGDGAESVIIELV; encoded by the coding sequence ATGGGTTACAGAAAATTAGGTCGTACTTCTGATCAACGTAAAGCAATGTTACGTGACTTAGCTACTCAACTTATCGTTTCTGAACGTATCGAGACTACAGAAGCTCGTGCTAAAGAAGTTCGTAAAGTTGTTGATAACTTAATTACTTTAGGTAAAAAAGGTGATCTAGCTTCACGTCGTAGAGCTGCTCAAACGATTCGTGACGTTAAAATCTTAGAAGATGACAAAACAATTACTGCATTACAAAAATTATTCAATGATGTTGCGCCACGCTATGAAGAGCGTCAAGGTGGATATACTCGTATCATGAAAGTTGGTCCACGTCGCGGTGACGGTGCTGAATCAGTAATTATTGAATTAGTATAA
- a CDS encoding energy-coupling factor transporter ATPase: MVQENLIRFSNVTFKYDENEPAALRDVSFNIQKGKWTSIVGHNGSGKSTIAKLMMGINQNYEGEIVVDGILLSNDTIDEVRRHVGIVFQNPDNQFIGSTVEYDVAFGMENQSIDYHVMHEIVDEVLTEVGMSDMKTFEPSHLSGGQKQRVAIAGILAMSPDIMILDEATAMLDPEGKESIMNLIKSIQSEHHLTVISITHDLEEAVNADEIIVMNKGEVYKQDIPEEIFKQGAYLTEIGLDLPFAMRMNYLLNHNYEYTTFEQLVNRI; encoded by the coding sequence ATGGTGCAGGAAAATTTGATTAGGTTCTCGAACGTTACATTTAAATATGATGAAAATGAGCCGGCTGCACTTCGCGATGTTTCGTTTAATATACAAAAAGGCAAGTGGACATCCATTGTCGGACATAATGGTTCAGGAAAGTCTACAATTGCTAAATTAATGATGGGTATTAACCAAAATTATGAAGGTGAAATCGTTGTTGATGGCATTTTACTCTCGAACGATACAATTGATGAAGTGAGAAGACACGTCGGTATTGTATTTCAAAATCCTGATAATCAATTTATTGGCTCAACAGTGGAGTATGATGTAGCATTCGGTATGGAAAATCAAAGTATAGACTATCACGTTATGCATGAAATAGTTGATGAGGTATTAACGGAAGTTGGCATGTCAGACATGAAGACATTCGAACCAAGTCATCTTTCAGGTGGACAGAAACAACGTGTCGCGATTGCAGGCATATTAGCGATGTCACCAGACATTATGATTTTAGATGAAGCGACAGCTATGCTTGATCCTGAAGGTAAAGAAAGTATTATGAACTTAATTAAGTCTATTCAAAGTGAACACCACTTAACAGTTATCTCTATTACACATGATTTAGAAGAAGCTGTTAATGCTGATGAGATTATTGTGATGAATAAAGGTGAAGTATATAAACAAGACATACCTGAAGAAATATTTAAGCAAGGTGCCTATTTAACTGAAATTGGTTTAGACTTGCCTTTTGCTATGAGAATGAACTACTTGCTCAATCATAATTATGAATATACAACATTCGAACAGTTGGTGAATCGAATATGA
- a CDS encoding energy-coupling factor transporter ATPase yields MKITFDHVTYDYSIKTPYQYRALNQVSTTFTESKFYAIVGQTGSGKSTLIQHLNAILKPTEGQLMIGDTNITKKTKSKKLAPVRKKVGIVFQFAEHQLFEDTVEKDIIFGPLNYGMDKDTAIQKAESLMDLLNMDRSLLKKSPFELSGGQKRRIAIAGVLAMEPEILVLDEPTVGLDPKGQQDMMELFNDIHENLGITVILISHQMDIVLKYADEVKVIKAGEIVAEDKPVNIFTNKELLNQTHLEPPHIIKLQQAVEAKYNMKFDQIATSEEMFKDMYEKQVKPHD; encoded by the coding sequence ATGAAAATAACGTTTGATCACGTCACTTATGACTACAGTATAAAGACACCATATCAATATAGAGCTTTGAATCAAGTTTCGACGACATTCACAGAATCTAAATTTTATGCCATTGTTGGCCAAACAGGTTCTGGTAAATCAACATTAATTCAGCACTTAAATGCTATATTAAAGCCGACAGAGGGACAATTAATGATCGGTGATACAAACATTACGAAGAAGACGAAATCAAAGAAATTAGCGCCTGTGCGTAAAAAAGTAGGTATCGTCTTTCAATTTGCAGAACATCAATTATTTGAAGATACAGTTGAAAAAGATATTATTTTTGGACCGCTCAATTACGGTATGGATAAAGACACAGCTATTCAAAAAGCAGAATCTCTTATGGATTTGTTAAACATGGATCGTAGCTTATTAAAGAAATCGCCATTTGAGCTCTCAGGTGGTCAGAAACGACGTATAGCCATTGCAGGTGTATTAGCTATGGAACCTGAAATACTTGTCCTTGATGAGCCTACAGTGGGCTTAGATCCGAAAGGGCAACAAGATATGATGGAACTCTTCAATGACATTCATGAAAATCTCGGTATTACGGTTATATTAATTTCACACCAAATGGATATCGTACTTAAATATGCGGATGAAGTTAAAGTCATTAAAGCTGGTGAAATCGTTGCAGAAGATAAGCCAGTTAATATTTTTACAAATAAAGAACTTCTGAATCAAACGCATCTTGAACCACCTCATATTATTAAACTTCAACAAGCAGTTGAAGCTAAATATAATATGAAGTTTGATCAAATCGCGACAAGTGAAGAGATGTTTAAAGATATGTATGAAAAGCAGGTGAAGCCTCATGACTGA
- a CDS encoding energy-coupling factor transporter transmembrane component T family protein, producing the protein MTDKLIIGRYIPGNTIIHRLDSRMKMLYVFIFMILIFFCNSWASYGFMVLTVLIIMYLAKIRFWFLIKGLTPVMLLFIFTFIMHLIVTKGGPVIIDLKLFTIEQNGIVQGAFIVLRLALLVMISTIMTLTTSPISLTDAIESMLRPLKKVKFPVHELAMMMSISLRFIPTLMDELDRIIKAQTSRGSDVTAGSIFNRLKAIIPLLIPMFISAFKRADDLAVAMEARGYNASNQRTTYRKLKWKLRDSIGLATIIVVAIALYLLRN; encoded by the coding sequence ATGACTGATAAGTTAATAATCGGGCGATACATACCTGGTAATACAATTATCCATCGATTAGATTCACGCATGAAAATGCTGTATGTATTTATATTTATGATATTAATATTCTTTTGTAATTCATGGGCATCTTATGGCTTTATGGTATTAACCGTGTTAATCATTATGTATTTAGCAAAAATAAGATTCTGGTTCTTAATTAAAGGACTAACACCTGTAATGCTGCTGTTTATTTTTACGTTCATTATGCATTTAATTGTGACGAAAGGCGGACCAGTCATTATTGATTTAAAGCTATTCACAATCGAACAAAATGGTATCGTACAAGGTGCATTTATTGTTTTAAGACTTGCACTTTTAGTGATGATTTCAACAATCATGACGTTAACAACAAGTCCGATAAGCTTAACCGATGCAATAGAATCAATGTTGAGACCGTTAAAAAAGGTTAAGTTCCCAGTACATGAACTTGCAATGATGATGTCCATATCACTTAGATTTATCCCAACATTAATGGATGAATTAGATAGAATCATAAAAGCACAAACATCAAGAGGATCTGACGTAACAGCAGGTAGTATATTTAACAGATTAAAAGCTATTATTCCACTACTCATTCCGATGTTTATATCGGCTTTTAAACGAGCAGATGATTTAGCAGTTGCTATGGAAGCTAGAGGTTATAATGCTTCAAATCAACGAACAACTTATCGTAAATTAAAATGGAAACTAAGAGATAGTATCGGACTCGCAACAATTATTGTTGTAGCGATAGCATTATATTTATTAAGGAATTGA
- the truA gene encoding tRNA pseudouridine(38-40) synthase TruA, whose protein sequence is MRMLVKISYHGGQFMGFQIQHHERTVQYEFERILKRMHQTFVRIHPSSRTDKGVHAIEQYFHFDTPLNIKPDKWEYAFNSALPKDIHVQSVEQIDEDFHCRYDCVGKKYRYKVYIDPERHVFEHDTKVQQKKPVDILLMNQAAQHFIGTHDFTSFCSQKTEVQNKERTIYQSEVVETDDGFEFIVTGSGFLYNMVRVVVAYLILVGEGKRSGDDIHQLLEEKNRNKVPHTAPAHGLYLEKIYLDKAELIKEFGNDIKIYNKKSSENV, encoded by the coding sequence TTGAGAATGTTAGTGAAAATTTCATATCACGGTGGACAGTTTATGGGATTTCAAATTCAACATCATGAACGAACTGTGCAATATGAATTTGAGAGGATTCTAAAAAGAATGCATCAAACATTTGTAAGAATACATCCTTCAAGCAGAACCGATAAAGGCGTGCATGCTATTGAGCAGTATTTCCATTTTGATACACCATTAAATATTAAACCAGATAAATGGGAATATGCTTTTAATTCAGCATTGCCTAAAGATATACATGTACAAAGTGTAGAACAAATTGATGAAGACTTTCACTGTAGATATGATTGTGTAGGTAAGAAATATCGTTATAAAGTTTATATCGATCCAGAAAGACATGTATTCGAACACGACACAAAAGTACAACAAAAGAAACCCGTTGATATTCTTTTGATGAATCAAGCTGCACAACATTTTATAGGTACACATGACTTTACAAGTTTCTGTTCACAAAAGACTGAAGTACAAAATAAAGAACGTACCATTTATCAAAGTGAAGTCGTTGAAACTGATGACGGATTTGAATTTATCGTTACAGGATCAGGCTTTTTATACAATATGGTAAGAGTAGTGGTCGCTTATTTAATACTCGTCGGTGAAGGGAAGAGAAGCGGTGATGATATTCATCAGCTTCTAGAAGAAAAAAATCGAAACAAAGTACCACATACAGCACCAGCACATGGGCTATATTTAGAAAAAATTTACTTAGATAAAGCAGAACTTATCAAAGAGTTCGGAAATGATATCAAAATATATAATAAAAAGTCTTCAGAAAATGTTTAA
- the rplM gene encoding 50S ribosomal protein L13 encodes MRQTFMANEANIDRKWYVVDAEGQTLGRLSSEIASILRGKHKVTYTPHVDTGDNVIIINAEKIYLSGNKEQDKIYYRHSNHPGGLKSVSAGELKEKNPVRLLETSIKGMLPKSKLGEKQGKKLFVYAGAEHPHAAQQPENYELRG; translated from the coding sequence ATGCGTCAAACATTTATGGCTAATGAAGCAAACATCGATCGCAAATGGTACGTTGTTGATGCTGAAGGACAAACGTTAGGTCGTTTATCATCAGAAATCGCATCAATCTTACGCGGTAAACATAAAGTAACTTACACACCACACGTTGATACAGGAGATAACGTTATCATCATTAACGCTGAAAAAATCTACTTATCAGGTAATAAAGAACAAGATAAAATTTACTACCGTCACTCAAATCACCCAGGTGGATTAAAATCAGTATCTGCTGGTGAATTAAAAGAGAAAAACCCAGTTCGTTTATTAGAAACATCTATCAAAGGTATGTTACCTAAGAGCAAACTTGGTGAAAAACAAGGTAAAAAATTATTCGTATATGCTGGTGCAGAGCATCCACATGCTGCACAACAACCTGAAAACTACGAGTTACGTGGTTAA
- the rpsI gene encoding 30S ribosomal protein S9: MAQVEYKGTGRRKHSVARVRLVPGEGNVTINKRDVRDYLPFESLILDLNQPFDVTETKGNYDVLVNVQGGGFTGQAQAIRHGIARALLEADPEYRGSLKRAGLLTRDPRMKERKKPGLKGARRSPQFSKR; this comes from the coding sequence TTGGCACAAGTTGAATATAAAGGCACAGGTCGTCGTAAACATTCAGTAGCACGTGTACGTTTAGTACCTGGTGAAGGTAACGTAACAATTAACAAACGTGACGTACGTGACTACTTACCATTTGAATCATTAATTTTAGATTTAAACCAACCATTTGATGTAACTGAAACAAAAGGTAACTACGATGTTTTAGTAAACGTTCAAGGTGGAGGTTTCACTGGACAAGCACAAGCTATCCGTCACGGAATTGCACGTGCATTGTTAGAAGCAGATCCAGAATACCGTGGATCATTAAAACGCGCTGGATTACTTACACGTGACCCACGTATGAAAGAACGTAAGAAACCTGGTCTTAAAGGTGCTCGTCGTTCACCACAATTCTCAAAACGTTAA
- a CDS encoding HAD family hydrolase, whose translation MYKNILFDLDNTLLDFNAREREAIKAVFESEGIVFNDLNFKQYQDINKRLWIELKQGKVSKDEVLTTRFKEFFKLFDLNVDARAKEAIFRKTLNDNHELVDGAKDILSYLKEAGYHLYSASNGVYETQMKRMNDAGIFDYFDDHFISEKIGFEKPHKQFLIIV comes from the coding sequence ATGTATAAAAATATTTTATTTGATTTGGACAATACTTTATTAGATTTTAATGCTCGTGAAAGGGAAGCAATCAAGGCGGTTTTTGAATCTGAGGGTATTGTGTTTAATGATTTGAATTTTAAGCAGTATCAGGATATTAATAAGCGTTTATGGATAGAGCTTAAGCAGGGCAAGGTTTCTAAGGATGAAGTGTTAACGACTCGCTTTAAGGAATTTTTTAAGCTGTTTGATTTAAATGTTGATGCGCGTGCTAAAGAGGCTATTTTTAGAAAGACGTTGAATGATAATCATGAGCTGGTTGATGGTGCGAAAGATATATTAAGTTATTTGAAAGAAGCGGGTTATCATCTTTATAGTGCTTCTAATGGTGTTTATGAAACTCAGATGAAACGCATGAATGATGCAGGTATTTTTGATTATTTTGATGATCATTTTATTTCAGAGAAAATTGGATTTGAAAAGCCTCATAAACAATTTTTGATCATTGTTTAA
- a CDS encoding HAD hydrolase-like protein, with protein MSHYLMIGDTLTSDITGANEYGIDSCYFDHQNLGNGDIATYVINHLEALKDIIK; from the coding sequence TTGTCACATTATTTAATGATAGGAGATACGTTAACATCTGATATTACTGGTGCTAATGAATATGGTATTGATTCATGTTACTTTGACCATCAAAATCTTGGTAACGGCGATATTGCGACATATGTTATTAATCATTTAGAAGCGTTAAAGGATATAATAAAGTAA
- a CDS encoding ABC transporter ATP-binding protein has translation MAIVGPSGSGKSTIANLLPRFYDVTSGSITINHQDIRTMPLEELRQRIGIVQQDVYIFSSTVYENIKYGNPEASMDEIIHASKLANAHEFIQQLPNGYHTQIGEKGAKLSGGQKQRLSIARMFLKNPEVVILDEATSALDNLSEKVVQQSLEQLTLNRTTIVIAHRLSTIRNADNIYVLTKEGIIESGNHDTLIEKQGFYYRMYINEEK, from the coding sequence ATTGCGATAGTTGGCCCATCAGGTTCAGGTAAATCAACCATCGCCAATCTGCTACCAAGATTTTACGATGTCACATCAGGATCCATAACGATTAATCATCAAGATATTAGAACAATGCCTCTTGAAGAACTTAGACAAAGAATAGGTATCGTTCAACAAGATGTCTATATATTCTCAAGTACCGTTTATGAGAATATTAAATATGGTAATCCTGAAGCTTCAATGGATGAAATCATTCATGCATCTAAATTAGCAAACGCACATGAATTTATTCAACAACTGCCTAATGGTTATCACACTCAAATTGGTGAAAAAGGTGCTAAACTTTCTGGCGGGCAAAAACAAAGACTTAGTATCGCAAGAATGTTTTTAAAAAACCCAGAAGTCGTCATCTTAGATGAAGCCACAAGTGCTTTAGATAATTTAAGTGAGAAAGTCGTTCAACAATCATTAGAACAACTGACACTCAATCGGACTACTATCGTCATCGCCCATCGATTATCAACAATTCGAAATGCAGATAACATATACGTCCTAACAAAAGAAGGCATTATAGAATCTGGTAATCACGATACACTTATAGAGAAACAAGGATTCTATTATAGAATGTATATCAACGAAGAGAAATAA